One Patescibacteria group bacterium DNA window includes the following coding sequences:
- a CDS encoding HAD family phosphatase, protein MDSKVTTFIFDCFDVLLAPVVTRWYRENSAKLGFVDENLQDILRQFDLALLSEADLMEYLLKYPGVNSTVAKLQSEIDAHLEIDEALVVVIKKLKNKSFKTALLSNANHSFFERKVYSTYPEFKGLFDEIVISSAVKMVKPDKNIYLYTLAKINSKAEECLFIDDNKTNVAAAVALGMNGYVYTDYKSFADFITESGIELEAGV, encoded by the coding sequence ATGGATTCCAAAGTCACAACGTTCATATTTGACTGCTTTGATGTCTTATTGGCACCAGTTGTTACCCGCTGGTATAGAGAAAACAGTGCCAAGTTAGGCTTCGTTGATGAAAACCTACAAGACATTTTACGGCAGTTTGACCTCGCGCTTTTATCTGAAGCCGATCTGATGGAGTATTTACTGAAGTATCCAGGCGTAAACTCTACAGTTGCAAAACTTCAAAGCGAAATTGATGCCCATCTCGAAATTGATGAGGCACTTGTAGTAGTAATTAAAAAGTTAAAAAACAAAAGCTTCAAGACCGCCTTATTGTCGAACGCCAACCATTCTTTCTTTGAAAGAAAAGTATATTCAACATATCCAGAGTTCAAAGGACTATTTGATGAGATAGTCATTTCTTCTGCTGTTAAGATGGTCAAGCCAGACAAAAATATCTATTTGTATACTCTTGCCAAAATTAATTCAAAGGCGGAAGAGTGTTTATTCATCGATGACAACAAAACCAACGTTGCCGCTGCGGTTGCATTAGGCATGAATGGTTACGTCTATACAGACTACAAATCCTTTGCAGATTTCATTACTGAATCAGGTATCGAGCTTGAGGCGGGCGTATGA
- a CDS encoding phosphotransferase encodes MTEQVAATIEIGGKSYEHVKTREYTPVAIYKCDGEFLRIAPKEVLTPELTLHKKILSYGFPVPNILAEGELDGMLYYTEQSFGDKLLGDLFWEDCKQGGEISSEHFNFFLNVSEKFALAQLKTAIDDKDDEGFYMGIHVNDIIEELPKLETTVIAAFEKTKERTRALPTVLTHGDLNAHNMFQAGIIDLGSTHTAPAGYDLIGNIYHTYNFPKTGEYESMRRYDFTANQISEYLRVIDAIYTESGLPRLIDFKDDFIFAKSVWSTVRMYRYPKLKKWRQDRFKKILVSYLNGQPLAQIIFES; translated from the coding sequence ATGACAGAACAGGTGGCCGCCACAATTGAAATCGGTGGCAAATCATACGAACACGTAAAGACTCGAGAGTATACACCCGTTGCAATTTATAAATGCGACGGCGAGTTTCTACGTATTGCGCCAAAAGAAGTACTGACGCCAGAATTAACTTTACACAAAAAGATTTTGAGCTACGGCTTTCCTGTTCCGAACATTCTCGCCGAGGGTGAATTGGATGGAATGCTTTACTACACAGAGCAGTCGTTTGGGGACAAATTACTAGGCGACCTGTTTTGGGAAGACTGTAAACAAGGTGGTGAAATATCTAGCGAGCATTTTAATTTTTTTCTAAACGTTTCAGAGAAGTTTGCTTTAGCGCAATTAAAAACTGCAATTGATGACAAGGACGACGAAGGTTTTTACATGGGCATTCACGTTAATGATATAATCGAAGAACTTCCAAAGTTAGAGACCACCGTTATTGCTGCGTTCGAAAAGACGAAGGAGAGAACTAGAGCTTTGCCAACGGTTCTGACTCACGGTGACTTAAATGCCCATAACATGTTTCAGGCTGGAATAATTGATCTTGGCAGTACCCACACGGCTCCAGCTGGGTATGATTTAATCGGTAATATCTACCATACCTACAATTTCCCTAAGACTGGGGAGTATGAAAGTATGAGAAGGTATGATTTCACAGCGAATCAAATTAGTGAGTACCTTAGAGTAATTGATGCGATTTATACTGAAAGTGGTTTGCCAAGGTTAATCGACTTTAAAGATGATTTCATTTTCGCGAAGTCCGTTTGGTCTACTGTGAGAATGTACAGATATCCGAAACTGAAGAAGTGGCGCCAAGACCGTTTTAAGAAGATTTTGGTCAGCTACCTCAATGGGCAACCTCTGGCGCAAATAATTTTTGAGTCATAA
- a CDS encoding NUDIX domain-containing protein: MPLDDKEQYYVAVKVFLKKDGRLLIMKDKFGDWDLPGGRIRKDEFSVPLQDVVERKMLEELGGDIRYTIGKPVVFMRHERVEQVPGNPTVRIFAIGYEGTLESGEIVPSELHPEVLWVDPKSFRPEDYFTGGWLTGVKEYLNQSI; encoded by the coding sequence ATGCCACTTGACGACAAGGAACAATATTACGTCGCAGTCAAAGTCTTTTTAAAGAAGGACGGCAGGCTGCTTATTATGAAAGACAAGTTCGGCGACTGGGACTTGCCGGGTGGCAGAATTAGAAAAGATGAATTTTCTGTACCGCTTCAAGACGTGGTTGAACGAAAAATGCTTGAAGAACTTGGGGGCGACATTCGTTATACAATTGGTAAACCAGTGGTGTTTATGCGCCACGAGCGTGTTGAGCAAGTACCAGGTAATCCAACCGTACGTATTTTTGCTATTGGATATGAGGGCACGCTTGAAAGTGGTGAAATAGTACCGTCAGAGTTGCACCCCGAGGTATTGTGGGTTGATCCGAAAAGTTTTAGGCCAGAGGATTACTTTACCGGCGGCTGGCTTACTGGTGTCAAAGAGTATTTAAATCAAAGTATATAG
- a CDS encoding PEP/pyruvate-binding domain-containing protein codes for MTWIKPFSEISKDDAAIAGGKGASLGEMTQAGIPVPEGFVLLATAFESFFEKTSLATEVAAILKTVRAQDMKTIEHASEQAQSLILQKEIPEDIVKEIEKEFSKLGAEFVAVRSSATAEDSAEAAWAGQLDTFLNTTKDTLLENVRRCWASLFTPRAIFYRIEKGLLTAKISVAVVIQKMVQSEVSGVAFSVHPVTEDRNQMIIEAGFGLGEAIVSGQITPDSYVITKIPFAISDKNIYFQKQLLRKAKGVGNEWHELNEKAGSKPALSDKQALRLAKIVVGIEEHYGVPCDIEWAFEADQFFITQSRPITTLHNDTGEKKHAYEFSWGERHSIISAESWLRGYISLRDVIGNENMNVFLYVNKGQVNTYNSKEDLPVAIESGREVLNHKFLKKHLKNTFTIREKFKGLAEKVNKVKMPKASDEELLSYFVAYQDLFDKTWSWFKVSQPEYLELAKEKLEELINERKILNPNEVFIILTKPTEIDLIKEEELAALKCSLGKVSGEKLLRHAAQYPWLCFNTYDQSTILKFLEKKFADLAQIPVAERRKKIESIELEIQEHRSNRDALLRELGSDSDVKYLSSVFGTLAVDRLRMKAWWGGAEYLFLPLFQEIAKRAGVSVEDLFMGYKIEDIIELLQNRNYLDNRTIAERKEIYAIAIEEGKMRFYEKDEAQDIFYSIIGSQKTSINSSDTIRGVIANTGKAEGRVKVIVVEDLKTLIADMDRFEKGDIMVTTMTQPTMVSLARKAAAIVTDEGGITSHAAILARECNIPCIVGTKMATQILKDGDIVEVDAEIGVVTIIERESD; via the coding sequence ATGACCTGGATTAAACCATTTTCAGAGATTTCCAAAGATGACGCCGCTATAGCGGGTGGCAAGGGCGCTTCTTTGGGAGAAATGACCCAGGCCGGTATACCCGTGCCAGAAGGTTTTGTGTTGCTTGCAACGGCATTCGAGTCTTTTTTTGAAAAAACTAGTCTTGCTACTGAGGTAGCTGCTATCCTCAAAACCGTTCGGGCTCAAGATATGAAAACAATTGAGCATGCTTCCGAGCAAGCGCAGTCACTTATTCTTCAAAAAGAAATACCAGAAGATATTGTCAAAGAAATTGAGAAAGAATTTTCTAAACTCGGTGCAGAGTTTGTGGCCGTTCGTTCGAGTGCCACTGCGGAGGACAGCGCCGAGGCAGCATGGGCTGGCCAGCTCGATACATTCTTGAATACAACAAAAGATACGCTGCTAGAGAATGTGCGCCGATGCTGGGCGTCACTTTTTACACCAAGAGCAATTTTCTATCGTATTGAAAAGGGTTTACTTACGGCAAAGATTTCTGTGGCAGTTGTTATTCAAAAAATGGTACAGAGCGAAGTGTCTGGCGTAGCGTTTTCTGTTCATCCAGTCACTGAAGACAGGAATCAAATGATTATTGAAGCCGGGTTCGGGCTAGGAGAGGCTATTGTTTCAGGACAAATTACACCAGATTCATACGTGATTACGAAAATACCGTTTGCCATTTCTGACAAGAATATTTATTTTCAGAAACAACTTCTGCGCAAAGCAAAAGGTGTAGGCAATGAGTGGCATGAGCTCAACGAAAAGGCGGGAAGCAAACCCGCGCTGTCTGACAAGCAGGCGCTGAGGCTGGCGAAAATAGTTGTCGGCATTGAGGAACACTACGGCGTACCATGTGATATAGAGTGGGCTTTTGAGGCCGATCAATTCTTCATTACTCAGAGCAGGCCAATAACAACGCTACATAATGATACTGGTGAAAAGAAACATGCTTATGAGTTTTCTTGGGGCGAGAGGCATTCAATTATTTCAGCGGAATCTTGGTTGAGAGGATATATTTCTTTGCGTGATGTCATTGGAAACGAGAACATGAATGTTTTTCTGTACGTTAATAAAGGTCAGGTAAATACATATAATTCAAAAGAAGATTTGCCAGTAGCCATAGAATCTGGAAGAGAGGTGCTTAATCACAAATTCTTAAAAAAGCACCTAAAGAATACATTTACAATTCGGGAAAAGTTTAAAGGGTTAGCTGAAAAAGTTAATAAAGTAAAAATGCCGAAGGCCTCGGATGAGGAGTTGCTCTCATATTTTGTGGCCTATCAAGATTTATTTGATAAAACTTGGTCCTGGTTTAAAGTTTCTCAGCCTGAGTATCTTGAATTAGCAAAGGAAAAACTGGAAGAATTAATCAATGAAAGAAAAATTCTAAATCCAAATGAAGTATTTATAATCTTAACGAAGCCCACTGAGATTGATTTAATAAAAGAAGAAGAGTTGGCTGCTCTCAAGTGCTCGCTTGGAAAGGTTAGTGGCGAAAAATTGTTGCGACATGCAGCGCAATATCCTTGGTTATGTTTCAACACTTATGACCAAAGTACAATTCTGAAATTTTTAGAAAAAAAATTTGCCGATTTGGCACAAATTCCGGTTGCGGAAAGAAGAAAGAAAATTGAATCCATAGAACTTGAAATCCAAGAGCATCGAAGTAATCGTGACGCTCTTTTAAGGGAACTTGGAAGCGATAGCGATGTGAAGTATTTATCATCTGTTTTTGGCACCCTTGCTGTTGATCGTTTAAGAATGAAAGCGTGGTGGGGTGGCGCTGAATATTTGTTTCTGCCACTTTTTCAAGAAATTGCTAAGCGGGCAGGCGTTTCAGTTGAGGATTTATTTATGGGCTACAAAATTGAAGATATTATTGAGCTACTTCAAAATCGGAATTATCTTGACAATCGGACTATTGCTGAACGAAAAGAAATATATGCCATTGCCATCGAAGAGGGGAAAATGAGGTTTTATGAAAAAGACGAGGCTCAAGATATTTTTTATTCAATCATAGGCTCACAAAAGACATCCATTAATTCATCTGACACAATTAGAGGTGTTATTGCTAATACTGGTAAAGCAGAAGGCAGAGTCAAAGTTATTGTAGTTGAAGATTTAAAGACTCTGATTGCAGACATGGATAGATTTGAAAAAGGGGACATCATGGTAACAACCATGACTCAGCCTACAATGGTCTCATTGGCTCGCAAGGCAGCTGCAATCGTAACTGACGAAGGTGGAATAACGTCACATGCCGCCATTTTGGCTAGAGAGTGCAATATTCCGTGCATCGTGGGTACCAAAATGGCCACACAAATCCTGAAGGACGGTGATATTGTTGAAGTGGATGCTGAAATAGGTGTTGTAACCATAATAGAAAGAGAGTCTGATTAA
- a CDS encoding NUDIX hydrolase, with protein sequence MTQIPECFYRVSIKGLILDETRTKFLVCLEDNGLWELPGGGLDWGESIENCLKREIKEEMGLDTTFISTHPLYFTTSISLRNTWFVNVIHEVKVKDLNFNPSDECREIRFVSPEDLASINVYNSVKELGLQFDSSRHI encoded by the coding sequence ATGACTCAGATTCCAGAGTGTTTTTATCGCGTAAGTATAAAGGGGTTAATACTCGACGAAACTCGAACCAAGTTTCTTGTTTGTCTTGAAGACAATGGCTTGTGGGAACTACCGGGCGGGGGATTAGATTGGGGCGAATCAATCGAGAACTGTCTGAAGCGTGAAATTAAGGAAGAGATGGGCCTCGACACTACGTTCATTAGCACGCACCCACTATACTTCACGACAAGCATTAGTTTAAGAAATACCTGGTTTGTTAATGTTATCCATGAAGTAAAGGTTAAAGATTTAAATTTCAATCCTTCCGACGAATGCCGGGAAATTCGGTTTGTTTCACCAGAAGATTTGGCGTCTATAAATGTTTACAATAGTGTGAAAGAATTAGGACTACAGTTCGATAGTTCAAGACATATATAA
- a CDS encoding RNB domain-containing ribonuclease, whose amino-acid sequence MHDSHPSGRDRLRRIAHRVMLQRGLQPDFPPAAISQTDKITAPAKATDASVKDLRHLLWASIDNDDSRDLDQLSVAESLPDGSTKIFVAIADVDALVKKNTAIDLHALKNTTSVYTAGEIFPMLPEKLSTNLTSLAEKEERLAIVVEMTVAEDGQVTSSDIYQALVFNHAQLAYNALALWLEGTGPAPEKLEAVPGLAEQLHLQDKATQALRQIRHQHGALQLETAEARAVFEDDVLMDLRPEERNRAKDIIEDFMVAANGVTAKFLEKNNYASLRRVLRTPKRWDKIVQLAAALGHQLPATPNAAALDVFLDVRRKAEPSTFPDLSLSVVKLLGSGEYALELPGEDVEGHFGLAVRDYTHSTAPNRRYPDLITQRLLKAALAKEPSPYTNDELVVMAMHCTEQEDNAQKVERQVRKSAAALLLARRIGEHFDAIVTGASEKGTWVRITNPVVEGMLVRGITGLDVADHIRVRLIRTDVEHGFIDFERIGTKG is encoded by the coding sequence ATGCATGATTCTCACCCGAGCGGCAGAGACCGACTACGGCGGATAGCACACAGGGTAATGTTGCAACGTGGTTTGCAGCCAGATTTTCCACCGGCCGCAATTAGTCAAACTGATAAAATAACCGCTCCGGCGAAGGCAACTGACGCATCGGTCAAAGATTTACGCCACTTGCTGTGGGCTTCAATTGATAACGATGATTCGCGAGACCTCGACCAACTTTCGGTTGCCGAGTCATTGCCGGATGGCAGCACGAAGATATTTGTCGCCATTGCGGATGTTGATGCGCTGGTAAAGAAAAATACGGCCATTGATTTGCATGCTTTAAAAAATACAACGTCTGTGTACACGGCTGGCGAAATATTTCCAATGTTGCCGGAAAAACTTTCAACGAATCTTACCTCGCTCGCTGAAAAAGAAGAGCGACTAGCCATAGTTGTTGAAATGACCGTTGCAGAAGACGGACAAGTGACCTCGTCCGACATATATCAAGCGCTTGTTTTTAACCACGCGCAGCTGGCGTATAACGCTCTAGCTCTTTGGCTGGAAGGCACGGGGCCGGCCCCAGAGAAACTAGAGGCCGTGCCGGGGCTCGCTGAGCAACTGCATCTTCAAGACAAAGCAACCCAGGCGCTTCGGCAAATACGACATCAGCATGGTGCATTGCAGCTAGAAACAGCCGAGGCGAGAGCAGTATTTGAGGATGATGTACTGATGGATCTTCGACCAGAGGAGCGGAACAGGGCGAAAGATATTATCGAAGACTTCATGGTGGCGGCGAACGGTGTTACCGCTAAGTTTCTTGAAAAAAATAACTATGCGTCGCTGCGCCGGGTGCTCAGAACACCAAAACGATGGGACAAAATTGTGCAGCTTGCGGCAGCACTTGGTCACCAACTACCAGCAACACCAAATGCAGCAGCGCTCGATGTGTTTCTTGATGTTCGTCGAAAAGCCGAGCCGAGTACGTTTCCTGATCTCTCGTTGTCCGTCGTAAAGCTCCTTGGCTCTGGTGAATATGCCCTGGAACTACCAGGCGAAGACGTGGAAGGGCACTTTGGTTTAGCGGTTCGAGATTACACGCACTCTACTGCCCCAAATCGTCGCTATCCAGACCTTATTACCCAGCGACTGTTGAAAGCGGCACTCGCCAAAGAACCATCACCGTATACAAACGACGAGCTCGTCGTTATGGCCATGCATTGCACTGAGCAAGAAGATAATGCCCAAAAAGTTGAGCGACAGGTACGGAAATCTGCCGCAGCGCTACTCCTTGCCAGGCGCATTGGGGAGCACTTTGACGCCATTGTTACCGGCGCCTCAGAAAAAGGTACGTGGGTACGAATAACTAACCCCGTAGTTGAAGGAATGCTGGTGCGAGGCATTACGGGCTTAGACGTTGCCGATCACATTCGCGTGCGACTTATTCGCACGGATGTAGAGCATGGCTTTATTGATTTCGAAAGAATAGGAACGAAAGGATGA